A single genomic interval of Ramlibacter pinisoli harbors:
- a CDS encoding SDR family oxidoreductase, which yields MTRTIQQLFDLRGKTALVTGGSRGLGLQLAHALGEAGARIMLTSRKAADLEEAAAELQADGIDARWIAADASREEDIRRMADQTLERMGDVHILVNNAGAAWGAPAEDHPVEAWDKLMNLNVRGYFILSQHLAKHCMIERRYGRIINIASIAGLGGNPPEMQTLAYNTSKGAVLNFTRALGAEWGRYNITVNAICPGFFPSRMTRGTLDRLGEDQLAAHAPLRRLGDDEDLKGTALLFASDAGKHITGQWLAVDGGVSMVTGG from the coding sequence ATGACCCGCACCATCCAGCAACTGTTCGATCTCCGGGGCAAGACCGCCCTGGTCACCGGCGGCTCGCGTGGCCTGGGCCTGCAGCTGGCGCACGCGCTGGGCGAGGCCGGCGCCCGCATCATGCTCACCTCCCGCAAGGCCGCCGACCTGGAGGAGGCCGCCGCCGAACTGCAGGCCGACGGCATCGACGCGCGCTGGATCGCGGCCGATGCCTCGCGCGAGGAGGACATCCGCCGCATGGCCGACCAGACGCTCGAGCGCATGGGCGATGTCCACATCCTGGTGAACAACGCCGGTGCCGCCTGGGGCGCCCCGGCCGAGGACCACCCGGTGGAGGCCTGGGACAAGCTGATGAACCTGAACGTGCGCGGCTATTTCATCCTGTCGCAGCACCTGGCGAAGCACTGCATGATCGAGCGCCGCTACGGCCGCATCATCAACATCGCATCGATCGCCGGGCTGGGCGGCAACCCGCCCGAGATGCAGACCCTGGCCTACAACACCTCCAAGGGCGCCGTCCTCAACTTCACCCGTGCGCTCGGGGCCGAATGGGGCAGGTACAACATCACGGTCAATGCCATCTGCCCGGGCTTCTTCCCCAGCAGGATGACCCGCGGCACGCTGGATCGCCTGGGCGAGGACCAGCTTGCCGCCCATGCGCCGCTGCGCCGCCTGGGCGACGACGAGGACCTCAAGGGAACGGCACTGCTGTTCGCCTCCGACGCCGGCAAGCACATCACCGGCCAGTGGCTGGCCGTGGACGGCGGGGTCAGCATGGTCACGGGGGGATGA
- a CDS encoding PaaI family thioesterase, translating into MDSKTFGVAIPFVEHLGFRLVRMEEGESRIDFEPGPEHMNSFNVAHGGVVMTLLDVTMATAARSLEMDMGVVTIEMKTSFMQPSRGQLQGLGRLMHRTATMAFTEARIVDAAGRTCAHATGTFKYVKRLPIGPKGSQALNISTD; encoded by the coding sequence ATGGACAGCAAGACCTTCGGCGTCGCCATCCCGTTCGTCGAGCACCTCGGCTTCCGCCTGGTGCGGATGGAGGAGGGCGAGTCGCGCATCGACTTCGAGCCCGGCCCCGAGCACATGAACTCGTTCAACGTGGCACACGGCGGGGTGGTGATGACCCTGCTGGACGTCACCATGGCCACGGCGGCGCGCAGCCTCGAGATGGACATGGGCGTGGTGACCATCGAGATGAAGACCAGCTTCATGCAGCCCTCGCGCGGCCAGCTCCAGGGCCTGGGCCGGCTGATGCACCGCACGGCCACCATGGCCTTCACCGAGGCGCGCATCGTCGACGCCGCCGGGCGCACCTGCGCCCACGCCACCGGCACCTTCAAGTACGTCAAGCGCCTGCCCATCGGCCCCAAGGGCTCGCAGGCGCTGAACATCTCGACCGACTGA